A window from Peromyscus eremicus chromosome 1, PerEre_H2_v1, whole genome shotgun sequence encodes these proteins:
- the C5ar2 gene encoding C5a anaphylatoxin chemotactic receptor 2, whose translation MMNHTTSSEDNYEYDYELYHDLPDVPVDCLDGSCFSSDFYLITLLLLYAAIFLVGVPGNTMVAWVTWKESRHRLGTSWFLHLAVADLLCCVSLPFLAVPIAQKGHWPYGAAGCWLLPSVTVLSMYASVLLLTALSADLFLLAFRPSWKASDHRTLGVRVAQVSSWMLALLLTVPSAVYHRLLREHFPSRLVCGIDYGRSVAAEATITAVRLLFGFLGPLVFMASGHSILQRQLTRRHWPLGTAVVVGFFICWTPYHILRVIIAVAEPSSSFLARVLEAEPLVTGLALAHSAINPIMFLYFGRKQLCQSLQAACRWALRDPQDEENVVSKVSTSHEVTSEMAV comes from the coding sequence ATGATGAATCATACCACCAGCTCCGAGGATAATTATGAGTATGATTACGAACTTTACCATGATCTTCCGGATGTCCCCGTAGACTGCCTAGATGGGAGTTGCTTCTCTAGTGATTTCTACCTCATAACCCTGCTTCTGTTGTATGCAGCCATCTTCCTGGTGGGTGTGCCAGGCAACACCATGGTGGCTTGGGTGACCTGGAAAGAGTCCCGCCACAGGCTTGGGACCTCTTGGTTCCTGCACCTGGCCGTAGCTGACTTGCTTTGCTGTGTGTCTCTGCCCTTCCTGGCTGTGCCCATTGCCCAAAAGGGTCACTGGCCGTATGGGGCAGCAGGCTGCTGGCTGCTGCCCTCGGTTACGGTCCTGTCTATGTATGCAAGCGTGCTGCTCCTGACCGCCCTCAGCGCTGACCTCTTCCTACTGGCTTTCAGGCCCTCCTGGAAGGCGTCTGATCACCGGACGCTCGGGGTGCGGGTGGCCCAGGTCTCTTCCTGGATGTTGGCCCTGCTGCTGACGGTACCCTCAGCTGTTTACCATAGGCTGCTTCGGGAGCACTTCCCTTCTCGGCTTGTGTGTGGCATCGACTATGGGCGATCGGTGGCTGCAGAGGCCACCATCACCGCCGTTCGACTTCTCTTTGGCTTTCTGGGGCCATTGGTGTTTATGGCCAGTGGCCACAGCATCCTCCAACGGCAATTGACCCGCCGTCACTGGCCACTGGGCACAGCTGTCGTGGTGGGGTTTTTCATCTGCTGGACCCCTTACCACATCCTGAGGGTCATAATCGCTGTGGCTGAGCCTTCCTCCTCATTCCTGGCCCGGGTCTTGGAGGCTGAGCCTCTGGTTACAGGCCTGGCCCTCGCTCACAGCGCTATCAATCCTATCATGTTTTTGTACTTCGGAAGGAAACAGCTCTGCCAGTCACTCCAGGCTGCCTGTCGCTGGGCCCTGAGGGATCCACAGGATGAGGAAAATgtggtgagcaaggtgtccaccAGCCACGAGGTGACGTCTGAGATGGCGGTGTAG
- the Dhx34 gene encoding probable ATP-dependent RNA helicase DHX34 — MPPPRTREERDRGDRHHRRAPREEEAQEKWDWKCPETRRLLEDVFFRDEDYIRRGSEECQKFWAFFERLQRFQHLKASRKEEKDPGHSKHCISALADLPRTYDPRYRINLSILGPDTRGRQGPGRWLPPEKVSEFRRALLHYLDFEQKQAFGRLAKLQRERAALPIAQYGNRILQTLKEHQVVVVAGDTGCGKSTQVPQYLLAAGFSHVACTQPRRIACISLAKRVGFESLSQYGSQVGYQIRFESTRSAATKIVFLTVGLLLRQIQREPSLPQYQVLIVDEVHERHLHNDFLLGVLRRLLPRRPDLKVILMSATINISLFSSYFSHAPVVQVPGRLFPITVVYQPQEAEQTASKSEKLDPRPFLRVLEAIDNKYPAEERGDLLVFLSGMAEISTVLDAAQAYASLTQRWVVLPLHSALSVADQDKVFDVAPAGVRKCILSTNIAETSVTIDGIRFVVDSGKVKEMSYDPQAKLQRLQEFWISQASAEQRKGRAGRTGPGVCYRLYAESDYDAFAPYPVPEIRRVALDALVLQMKSMSVGDPRTFPFIEPPPPASLETAILYLRDQGALDSSEALTPIGSLLAQLPVDVVIGKMLILGSMFSLAEPVLTIAAALSVQSPFTRSAQSSLDCATARRPLESDQGDPFTLFNVFNAWVQVKSERSGNSRKWCRRRGVEEHRLYEMANLRRQFKELLEDHGLLSGAQAAAPADSYSRLQQRRKRRALHQLKRQHEEGGGRRRKVLRLQEDGCSSDEDREGSASQRADSVDIQDVKFKLRHNLEQLQAAASSAQDLTRDQLALLKLVLGRGLYPQLAVPDAFNSGRKDSDQIFHTQAKQGTVLHPTCVFANSPEVLHTQEQEAAGREGRSQDGKDQMSCKHQLLAFVSLLETNKPYLVNCVRIPALQSLLLFSRSIDTNGDCSRLVADSWLELQLTDSESAVRLLAASLRLRARWEGALDRQLAHQAQRQRLEQEEEVESPAVGPQEVAALSRELLQFMAAQVPYSLRRLTGLEAQNLYVGPQTITAAPSLPGLFGNSTLSPHPTKGGYAVSDFLTYNCLTSDTDLYSDCLRSFWTCPHCGLHMPFTPLERIAHENTCPEAPRDGPGSEEAAPAPPQKTSALQRPYRCQLCGEDFLFTPTEVLRHRRQHL; from the exons ATGCCTCCTCCCAGGACGAGGGAGGAGAGGGACCGCGGAGACCGGCACCACCGTCGAGCTCCCAGGGAAGAAGAGGCCCAGGAGAAATGGGACTGGAAGTGTCCCGAGACTCGGCGCCTCTTGGAAGACGTATTCTTCCGTGATGAGGATTACATCCGTCGTGGTTCTGAGGAATGCCAGAAGTTCTGGGCTTTCTTTGAACGCCTGCAGAGATTCCAGCACCTCAAGGCCtccaggaaggaggagaaggaccCTGGCCACTCCAAACACTGCATCTCTGCTCTAGCTGACCTACCTCGCACTTATGACCCACGCTACCGCATCAACCTCTCCATCCTCGGTCCCGACACTCGGGGTCGTCAGGGGCCGGGCAGGTGGCTGCCCCCGGAGAAAGTGTCCGAGTTCCGTCGGGCTCTGCTTCACTACCTGGACTTCGAGCAGAAGCAGGCTTTTGGGCGGCTCGCCAAACTGCAGCGGGAGCGGGCGGCGCTTCCCATCGCCCAATACGGGAACCGCATCCTGCAGACACTCAAGgagcaccaggtggtggtggtggccggTGACACAGGCTGCGGCAAGTCCACCCAGGTCCCCCAGTACTTACTGGCTGCTGGCTTCAGTCATGTGGCGTGCACGCAGCCCCGGAGAATCGCCTGCATCTCACTGGCCAAGCGGGTCGGCTTCGAGAGCCTCAGTCAGTATGGTTCCCAG GTTGGCTACCAGATCCGCTTTGAAAGCACACGCTCGGCGGCCACCAAAATCGTGTTTCTGACAGTGGGGCTGCTCCTACGCCAGATCCAGCGCGAGCCCAGCCTGCCCCAGTACCAGGTCCTGATCGTGGACGAGGTCCATGAGCGCCACCTGCACAATGACTTCCTGCTGGGTGTCCTGCGTCGCCTGCTGCCCCGGCGGCCTgacctcaaggtcatcctcatgtCGGCCACCATCaacatctctctcttctccagctACTTCAGCCATGCTCCGGTGGTGCAGGTGCCTGGGAGGCTCTTCCCCATCACG GTAGTGTACCAGCcgcaggaggcagagcagacagCGTCCAAGTCAGAGAAGCTGGACCCGCGGCCCTTCCTGAGAGTGCTCGAGGCCATCGACAATAAGTACCCCGCTGAGGAGCGGGGGGACCTTCTTGTCTTCCTCAGTGGCATGGCAGAGATCAGCACGGTGCTGGATGCTGCCCAGGCCTATGCCAGCCTTACCCAGCGCTGGGTGGTGCTGCCGCTGCACAGCGCTCTCTCTGTGGCCGACCAGGACAAG GTGTTCGATGTGGCTCCAGCTGGAGTACGGAAGTGCATCCTGTCCACCAACATTGCTGAGACCTCAGTCACCATCGACGGGATCCGCTTTGTAGTGGATTCTG GGAAGGTGAAGGAGATGAGCTACGACCCGCAGGCCAAACTGCAGCGGCTGCAGGAATTCTGGATCAGCCAGGCCAGTGCCGAGCAGCGCAAGGGCCGAGCGGGCCGCACAGGCCCCGGCGTCTGCTACCGCCTCTACGCTGAGTCTGACTACGACGCCTTCGCCCCATACCCAGTCCCGGAAATTCGCAGGGTGGCCCTGGACGCACTGGTGCTTCAG ATGAAGAGTATGAGCGTGGGGGACCCACGGACCTTCCCCTTCATTGAGCCCCCTCCACCTGCCAGCCTGGAAACTGCTATCCTGTATCTCCGCGACCAGGGGGCCCTGGACAGCTCGGAGGCCCTCACCCCCATCGGGTCTCTGCTGGCCCAGCTGCCTGTAGATGTTGTGATTG GGAAGATGCTGATCCTGGGCTCCATGTTCAGCCTGGCAGAGCCCGTGCTGACCATTGCTGCTGCCCTCAGCGTCCAGTCACCGTTCACCCGGAGTGCCCAGAGCAGCCTGGACTGCGCCACTGCCCGGCGGCCCCTGGAAAGTGACCAGGGCGACCCCTTCACGCTCTTCAATGTCTTCAACGCCTGGGTGCAG GTGAAGTCTGAGCGCAGCGGGAACTCTCGCAAGTGGTGCCGCCGCCGGGGTGTGGAGGAGCACCGGCTGTACGAGATGGCCAACCTGCGGCGCCAGTTCAAG GAGCTGCTGGAGGATCACGGGTTGCTGAGCGGGGCCCAGGCAGCGGCGCCCGCGGACAGCTACAGCCGCCTGCAGCAGCGCCGGAAGCGCCGGGCCCTGCACCAGCTGAAGCGGCAGCACGAGGAGGGCGGGGGACGCAGGCGCAAGGTGCTGCGTCTGCAGGAGGATGGCTGCTCCAGTGATGAGGACCGCGAGGGCTCCGCCTCCCAGCGGGCTGACAGCGTTGACATCCAG GATGTGAAGTTCAAGCTTCGGCACAACTTGGAGCAGCTGCAGGCGGCTGCCAGCTCAGCCCAGGACCTGACCCGCGACCAGCTGGCCCTGCTCAAGCTGGTGCTGGGGCGGGGCCTCTACCCGCAGCTGGCTGTGCCCGATGCATTCAACAGTGGCCGCAAGGACTCCGACCAG ATTTTCCACACCCAAGCCAAGCAGGGCACCGTGCTGCACCCCACCTGTGTCTTCGCCAACAGCCCTGAGGTATTGCACACACAGGAGCAGGAGGCTGCAGGCCGTGAAGGGAGGAGCCAAG ATGGCAAGGACCAAATGAGCTGCAAGCACCAGCTGCTGGCCTTCGTCTCCCTGCTGGAGACCAACAAACCATACCTGGTGAACTGCGTCCGCATCCCGGCCCTCCAG tccctcctgctgttcAGCCGGTCCATTGACACCAACGGTGACTGCTCCCGCCTGGTAGCTGACAGTTGGCTGGAGCTGCAGCTCACGGATAGTGAGAGTGCCGTCCGGCTCCTGGCCGCGTCCCTGCGGCTCCGTGCACGCTGGGAAGGTGCCTTGGACCGGCAGCTGGCTCACCAGGCCCAGCGACAGAGGctagagcaggaggaagaggtggagtcTCCGGCAGTCGGCCCCCAGGAGGTGGCTGCCCTGAGCCGGGAGCTGCTGCAGTTCATGGCGGCCCAG GTCCCCTACAGCCTCCGACGGCTCACTGGCCTAGAAGCCCAGAACCTCTATGTGGGACCCCAGACCATCACAGCCGCCCCTAGTCTGCCCGGCCTCTTTGGGAACTCTAccctgtctccccaccccaccaaagGGGGCTACGCGGTCTCCGATTTTCTCACCTACAACTGTCTCACG AGTGACACCGACCTGTACAGTGACTGCCTGCGCTCCTTCTGGACCTGCCCGCACTGTGGCCTGCACATGCCATTCACACCCCTGGAGCGCATCGCTCACGAGAACACCTGCCCCGAGGCGCCGCGGGATGGTCCAG GGTCTGAGGAGGCCGCTCCTGCACCACCACAGAAGACCTCGGCGCTGCAGAGGCCCTACCGCTGCCAGCTGTGCGGGGAGGACTTCCTCTTCACTCCCACGGAGGTGCTGAGACACCGCAGGCAGCACCTGTGA